The Lutzomyia longipalpis isolate SR_M1_2022 chromosome 2, ASM2433408v1 DNA window tatatatatataatgtatatatctatgcatttatagatattatttaattttaaatgtgtatatataaaacgccccgcttcgcggggcgttggacttatggaAATCAacatatgacatgttaactttaaaacgcgatatctccggaacggctacatagattttcttcatttttggcatggtggtagataatatagtcaactataacatatcaaagtatgaagcaattctataaagcggtgctcgagatattcatcgaaaactcatcgaaaattttgtttttgattttagcaccacttgcggtcattttttgaacttgtgatgttccgagcagttgtagggcttgttaatatctttcatttgagcccgagttgatcaaaatcggtcaaggcgttctcaagttatggacgattttcgatgaaaaattgtgacggccatattggctaaacggcttgaccgattttcgaaaatgaggcatcgttggaaaggtcttgatggcccctacaacatatcaaaatttcagacctatagctataatagggcctgagatatagcgaaaacaaaatttcatggttatccaaaatggcggacgggggggtggggggttggatttgacttcataatcggatgtcctccacccgatatatgaactttgccgttgaccgcaagtctctatctattaccgttctctcgcaattcaGCGTTgtactccggccggccggccggccggatggacggacggaccaatttttggcgcatacgtttttttttggaatgtggggaccctaattcgtgctcatcccaagtttgagcccgatctgacgactttgcattttagagtgtacacagaagctgtgcttctttgaagaaagaatcacagctaaaaagtgaagtcatttcccggaaaagcgctgggaaaaatacgaattttccgggttttgtAGAACctacattgaatttttttcttatagatgactcaaaaaggaattttctagaatagctagaaattaagataaaaatcaatttataagTTTCACATAAAACgggaaaatttgtatatttatCAGCGCTTTTCCGAATAATGTCTTTActtttcttgagtctttgACAATGCCCTAAAGAACAAAGTTTTTTAACGCCTTTTAACGCCGGGCTGATTTgtagaaaaatgaataaatgctCTTTTTGAGATCAGACGTAACTTTTATCTATTTAAAGAAATGTAACGTTTTTGTTGTGATCTTCACGTGTTTGTCTATATCGAATGTTAAGTCTCATGTGAATGTTTAATAATTAACCAATAAATGCTTCAGGCGTGCCTTCACCTGTAAGCAATTAAATGATTGTAAAAAGCAGAAAAGATCGAATGATCCACTTGAGATTTAACCGCTCTTAAAACACTTATAATGTCATTAATTCGTCATTAAGATCAGATAACAGACTTTgctaaaattctctttgaattcaaatattatatcttaaaaatattacagACTTCTGACTAAAATATCCAAATATCCGTTAAAATTAATGAGTTCTTAactgatgaatttttttttattttaagacccTGAATTACTTCCAAAAGAACAAAGTCTAATGTAAAAAATGTACCTACCTGTCTTATCTTTTTGACGAAGtatcttctttaataaaaaattatctgaTACCAAAGTCTTATCTTATTGTCTCATTTCAAGCACCTCGATCATCCAGAGCTAATACGTGGGTAATCATTCTTCCTCAAAGTCAGTAGCTCTCAATCAATTGAGCTGAAAacagtttgaaaaaaattcctccaaaaTGAGTCTTTTggtgaagatttttctcttgGTGTTTGTAGTGTATTTTGTGAGGTCAGCTTCTGTGCCTTCTTTAGCTAAAAAGCACCCATGtgcagaaaattcttctggtCCGGGATGTGATGATAAAAGACAGCATCCCAGGTTACCTGAAGATAAGGTAAAACCAGctcaggaaaatttaaatgctgAACAAACTCAAGACTACTGGATTGAGATTGCAAAGTCTTTCGTATCTGATCAAACGAAAAGAGCGCAAAATACAAAGAAAGCAAAGAACGTGATTTTCTTCCTTGGAGATGGTTTAGGCATAACAACCATCACGGCATCGCGAATGCTTCTAGGtggggaagaaaagaaattttcctttgagaaATTTCCCCATACAGGATCATCTATGACGTACTGCGTTGATAAGCAGGTTGCGGATTCAGCGTGCACGGCTACAGCCTATTTAACAGGAGTTAAAGGTAACTACGCAACAACTGGAGTTAATGCCAAAGTACCCAGGTATGATTGCCTAGCTGGGCAGGATGATACAACCTTCACCACATCTCTGGCGGAATTGGCTCAGAAACTGGGAAAATCAACAGGATTGGTTACAACAACACGCGTTACGCATGCTTCGCCCTCAGGACTCTATGCTCATACAGCTGATCGAGATTGGGAGGATGATAGTGAGATCGCAGCTGATGGTTGCAATCCTAATGATATCAATGACATCGCCAAACAACTCATCCACAGTGATGTTGGGAGGAAGTTTAACGTTGTAATGGGCGGTGGAAGAAGGCACTTCCGCAGTAGAGAAACTCGCGACGAAGAAGGCTCACTTGGTAGGAGATCTGACGAAAGGGATCTGATTCAGGAGTGGATAGACGATACAACCAGGCAGAACAAGCACTACGTCTGGAATAGGGAGCAACTCCTCAATCTCAATACTGCTGAAACTGACTACGTTCTTGGGCTATTTGAGAGCAGCCATTTGCTGTACAATCTGGAGACTAAGGCTAGAGGACGCGAAGAAACCGAACCAACTTTGAGCGAAATGATGGAGAAAGCTCTGGAGATTGTTAGTAAGAATGATGAAGGATTCTTCTTATTTGTTGAGGGAGGTAAAATTGATCTGGCGCACCATGATCTATTCACGAGAGCTTCATTTGATGAAACCATTGAATTCCATAAAGCCATTGAACTGGCAAGGAGTATGTTCAGCGAAGAAGATACACTGATAGTTGTAACGGCTGATCATAGTCATGCTGTTTCCATCTCCGGATACCCCGTAAGTGTGCCTGAAAATCTAatcaaaatctttgaaaaactCGCTCCATTTTTATCAGTTTGAAAGACTATAAATTCCAAActcttcatgttttttttattccagaATCGTAAGCACGATATCTTTGGACATATTGGAAATGCGAGCGATCACAAGCCTTACTTTACAATCAGCTACGCCAATGGTCCAGGGTATGAGAGGCATGTTGTTGAGGGCATTGGTCGTGTTGATCCACGAACTTTTGATACCAGTGCTTGGGATTTTGAATTCCCTGCTATGGTTCCCAGAGATTCAGAAACTCACGGCGGGGAAGATGTGCCTGTTTATGCATCTGGCCCGTGGGCTCACCTCTTCACAGGAACATACGAACAGAATGTAATTCCGCATTTAATTGCCTACGCTGCTGATATGACAGGTGATGGATGGCTCTCAAGAAGCaataaacaataataaattttactcaggttattgagaaatttcagCTATCAGTTTGTCTGTTAAATCTTCTTCAAAGTCCTCAAAAGAATACTTTTTACTGCTCGATGATTAAAGCCAAGaactttctttaaattaaatacaaaattgctTTACAATCGTTATTTATTGGGGTTGATTTATTCTTCCTAAATGCCCTATTGAAGCCGTCAATAAATGCTTCAAGTTATTTGCtttcaatgaataaaacaattaagcAGTAAAAAGAAGACAAGATCGAACACTTGAGGCTACAATGTTCATCATACAATACAAAATGTTACCATTAAGTAGAGCATCAGATGAACAGATAACAGGCCGTATCACAGGAGGAAGTAATTAAGAAgttttgagacattttcctcttcaaacTCTTAATTACTGTCTGATCTATCTGACGAAATCCAGTTGTTGCTAATGAAAactctcaaagaaaattcaaatgatcaaagaaaatcttaagaaaaatttttaaaaacttaagaaatcttaggtttctcttaagaaattttattaaaaaaataaggaattcttaagaaaataaaaaaaatcttaaaaaaccTAAGAAAATttcgcttaaaaaattttccgagccAAGCGAATTACCGCAAATCGATTTTTTCAAGCCTCATAAGCCCATAAGCAGCTCTCTATCAAActagaaattgaatttcccttgaaaaatcttcaaattttcaaactctaaaaattttatttttagatccATGACTCAAGCTTATTTCAATGCCCAAAAgacattcaattgaaattgattaataCACGATCATTTATTCCCTAGCTACGACAGCCACAAGGTTCTCCCGATAATCCTCCTTTATCGGAGCTGTTCagataaatgaaatatttatgataGCAATAATCTAATCTCCCTGATTACCTTTAATTGGTACTAAATGTCTTTGGAAACACATTCCTTCTCTACTGTttacaaacaatttaaaaattcagccTTTTCGACATTTCTCCTGCTACCTGCTTCGCCGATAAGGCGCGTATCAGGTGATGAAAGGTTACCGGGATTTTTTGGGAGTCTGCTAATTGGATGATATACAGCAGGGGTTTTACGATAGAAAGCCATGTGACAGGAGGGAGATTTTCAGTAGCTGTTGCTATCAAATTTTCAGAGATTCGATCTGCAGTATTGGCTCTCAAAGCCACACCTCAATGGCCCCAGAATAATCATTCACACGGTAGTAGCGCTGAGACAGTCAACTTTGCAAGTGAAAATGTTCGCGCGTTTTTTCGTTGTTGCCTGCGTGGTTTTGACCGTTAACGCGGCAACGCTTAAGGAAGCTTTCTGCGCTAAAAATCCCTCCAACCCCGATTGCAGGGAACGAAGGCAGCACCCACGGATGCCAGAAGATGGCATTACCCCTGCTTTTGTACCAGGTGCTGAAATGACTCAGGAGTACTGGATTGAAATTGCTAAGGCCTATGTATCGGATCAGATTAAGAGGACTCACAATATGAACAAGGTGAAGAATGTAATTTACTTCTTGGGAGATGGAATGGGAATTTCCACGGTAACTGCTTCGAGAAATGTCCTCGGGGGTGAAGAGAAGAAGCtttcttttgaaaagtttCCCTATACCGGCTCATCGATGACTTACTGCGTTAACCGGCCAGTTCCTGATTCAGCCAGTACATCAACTGCCTACTTAACAGGCGTGAAGGCTAATTACGGCACAGTGGGTGTGAGCCCTAAAGTAGCTAGGTATCACTGTACTGATGGAATTGATCCAGAAAATCAGACAACTTCCTTGGCAAAGTTAGCTCAGATGCAGGGCAAGTCTACAGGTTTTGTAACAAATACCAGAGTAACTCATGCTTCACCTGCTGGCCTCTTTGGGCACTCTTCTTCACGAGGATTTGAAGATGATGCTGAAATTCTAAGTCGTGGCTGTGATCCTGAAGTCATGGATGATCTGACAGAGCAACTGGTGCACGGAGACGTTGGACGACACTTTAAGGTCATCATGGGAGGTGGACGTCGTCATTTCCGCGATGTAAGCGTTCGTGATGAGGAAAACCGCAGCGGACGTCGTACAGATGGGAAAGATTTGGTACAGGAATGGCTTGATGATccctcaaaagaaaacaaacagtTCGTGTGGAACAGGGAGCAACTCCTAAATATTGATCCTGCAACAACAGATCATGTTTTGGGACTTTTTGAGCACACTCATATGCTCTATCACCTGGAAGCTATTGCCAACAACAGAACAGACACAGAGCCAACAATTGTTGAGATGACACAAAAAGCTTTGGAGATTGTTAGTAAGAACCCAAATGGATTCTTCCTGTTTGTTGAAGGCGGTCGTATTGATCTGGCGCATCACAGCAACAGAGCCAGAGCGGCTTTTGATGAAACAAACGAATTCAGTAAAGCAATTGATCTAGCAAGGAGTATGTTCAGCGAAGAGGATACGTTGATCGTTGTAACGGCTGATCATAGTCATGTTAACTCCTTCGCAGGATATCCTGTAAGACTTAAGGCTTATTTAGGATTGTTTCAAGTGAACTTTTTCCTTTGAGGTTTGTTTCTTTTCAGAATCGAAAGCACGATATTTTCGGGTATGTTGGCAATGCAACGGATGGTAAGCCCTACTTCACAATCAGCTACGGCAACGGGCCTCACTACGACGATCACGTTGTCCCAGGCGTTGGAAGAGTTGATCCTAGCACTATGGATACTAGCGCTTGGAACTTTGGCTTTCCCAGCCTTGCGCCAATGGACACAGAAACGCACGGAGGTGAAGACGTGCCAGTCTACGCATCAGGCCCATGGGCACACCTCTTTACGGGAACGTACGAGCAGAACGTCATTCCTCACCTCATAGCATTCGCAGCAGATTATATTGGAGACGGATGGCTGTCTAAGGCTGATCTTGGACTATAAATCAACGAACTGGCAGCTGGAAAAAATCCCCATTTACTACCTGAAATTGATATAGGCTGCTAATCAACATGGCGCGATCGCATCAATATTGTGAAAGGAggaattaaatgaatgaaaataaaatgaacgattgttgttgttgcgcagtttaacattttttgatTGACTCAAATATAAAACGGTTGAAATGATTCATACGTTGTTTTGTAATCTTTGTAATGAAGGACTTAAGCGTAGTAATCTGGAGTTTGTTTTATGATCATTTATTACACCTACGCGTGGTTCTCAAGACATCAGGCGTAGCAATTTTCATCCATTTACAGCCTTCATCGACAGCATGCCCTCAACATGCCCATAAAAGCTACTTTATAGTCGTCTAGGCGATCTAGGCTATGTTTCTGGAATGGCGCAAACAACGGAAGAAAGTGATCAGATGCTGATCGATTTACTAAGCCACTCATTGGCTCTCAATATCCACAAAGTGGCGGGAATCACTTGGTGATATATAGCACGTGCTTAGCACAATCGCACACCGTCTTGATCAACAGCCTGAAAAAAATACGAATAATCTGCAATTGCCTTTGATAAGGCAATtttcaagtttattttatCACTCCCTGATCTTGAGACTTTTATTTGAGCCCGTACAAGCCACCAAGTAAGAGGTATTCAGTAGGACTCAACATTCCGCACGATGAAGAACTCCGTGATTGTTCTCTGTCTTCTGGGAACTCTGGCATTTTCACCTGTAAAAGTGAAGAGTTCCCGGGATTCGCATTACTCCGATTTTGACGAAGAAGATGGTAAGAATGATCCTGAAACAAACAGCCTTCAACGaacttaatttgaattttcttcctagATTCAAGAATTCATCCAGATTTGCCGGTGGAGAATCCCTTCAACAACAAAGCCATCCTGCCTGAGGAACTCGAAACGGAATTCTGGATGAGAAATGCGCGGGAAACTGTTGCAGAGAAGGTTGAGACTTACAGCAAACCCAATACGAATGTCGCCAAGAACATCATCTTCTTCATTGGCGATGGCATGTCTTTCCAAACTGTTGCTGCCACGAGAATGCACAGCGGCAATGAGAACAACAAGTTGTCGTTCGAGAAGTTCCCCTACTTCGGAATGGCCAAGACGTACTGCGTTAATAGACAGGTAGGTTTCAGTGGGGACTACCAATCTCAAGACTAATCTGCTAAAGAGTCTTGAGATAAGATAAAGTCAGAGCTGCGTTCAGAGCCAAATTACggaagaaattgttgattGGTTATAGATCAAAAGAAGCTGGTTGGTTGTTATCAATGCCTTTGATAAAGTTGATTGATAAACTTCGTTGTCAACCAATTAGAAAGGCTCAaagtttaaggaaaaaaaaaataatctgacGTAATCAGTAGTCTTACAACAAACCTCTGATCTGAACTCTTTCCTCGTTCTTCTCAGGTCTCTGATTCCGCATGCACCGCAACGGCTTACCTGAGCGGCGTAAAGGCAAACTACGGCACAATTGGTCTTGATGCCGGCATTTCGCGCTACGACTGCGAAGGACAGGCCAATGAGGCGCATCAAACAACAGGAATTGGTCAATGGTCTCTGGACTCCTGCAAAGGAGTGGGCCTCGTAACAACAACCAGGATCACTCATGCAACCCCTGCAGGACTATTTGCTCACATTGCTGATCGCTACTGGGAGAATGATGTTGAAGTCGAAGACGATAATTGTGATCCTGAAACAACGGACGACATTGCAGAGCAGCTAATCAGGAGCAAAGTTGGGAGCAAACTGAAGGTCATCCTTGGAGGAGGACGAAGTGAATTCCTCGATAAATCAGTCACAGATGAAGAACAAAATCCCGGATTGCGTGGAGATGGGCAGAATTTGATTGAAGAGTGGAAGACTGAACGCAGCAAGGATGGCAATGCGGAGTACATTTGGCGCAAGAGTGAACTGTTGGGCTTGGACGTTAACAGTACAGACTACCTTCTTGGACTGTTTGAGGGAGACCACATGAAGTTCCATTTGGACGCTGTTGCTGATCCAGAAGAGCCAACACTCAGCGAATTAGTGGCAACTGCCATTAAAATGCTGCAGAAGGAAGAGAAGGGATACTTCCTCTTTGTTGAGGGCGGAAAGATCGATGTTGCGCATCATGAATCATGGACAAGACGTGCTCTGGATGAAACACTGGAGTTCTCAAATGCCGTCCAGCTGGCCAGGGAGATGACAAGCGAGGAGGATACTCTGATTGTTGTATCTGCAGATCACGGGCACACCATGACGTTCGCTGGATATCCGGTAAGACCAATTCTCTCAAGTTTCAGGAATTGCAAGGCCTTGCTTTAAAGCCTGTTCATTGCGTCTGCTTAACAATAATGTTTCTGGAGTTTGATTatcaaattcttcaagaaCTTCATTGCTAATTTATCTTATGTAATagaaccttaaaaaaatctt harbors:
- the LOC129789651 gene encoding alkaline phosphatase, tissue-nonspecific isozyme-like, producing MFARFFVVACVVLTVNAATLKEAFCAKNPSNPDCRERRQHPRMPEDGITPAFVPGAEMTQEYWIEIAKAYVSDQIKRTHNMNKVKNVIYFLGDGMGISTVTASRNVLGGEEKKLSFEKFPYTGSSMTYCVNRPVPDSASTSTAYLTGVKANYGTVGVSPKVARYHCTDGIDPENQTTSLAKLAQMQGKSTGFVTNTRVTHASPAGLFGHSSSRGFEDDAEILSRGCDPEVMDDLTEQLVHGDVGRHFKVIMGGGRRHFRDVSVRDEENRSGRRTDGKDLVQEWLDDPSKENKQFVWNREQLLNIDPATTDHVLGLFEHTHMLYHLEAIANNRTDTEPTIVEMTQKALEIVSKNPNGFFLFVEGGRIDLAHHSNRARAAFDETNEFSKAIDLARSMFSEEDTLIVVTADHSHVNSFAGYPNRKHDIFGYVGNATDGKPYFTISYGNGPHYDDHVVPGVGRVDPSTMDTSAWNFGFPSLAPMDTETHGGEDVPVYASGPWAHLFTGTYEQNVIPHLIAFAADYIGDGWLSKADLGL
- the LOC129789646 gene encoding alkaline phosphatase-like — its product is MSLLVKIFLLVFVVYFVRSASVPSLAKKHPCAENSSGPGCDDKRQHPRLPEDKVKPAQENLNAEQTQDYWIEIAKSFVSDQTKRAQNTKKAKNVIFFLGDGLGITTITASRMLLGGEEKKFSFEKFPHTGSSMTYCVDKQVADSACTATAYLTGVKGNYATTGVNAKVPRYDCLAGQDDTTFTTSLAELAQKLGKSTGLVTTTRVTHASPSGLYAHTADRDWEDDSEIAADGCNPNDINDIAKQLIHSDVGRKFNVVMGGGRRHFRSRETRDEEGSLGRRSDERDLIQEWIDDTTRQNKHYVWNREQLLNLNTAETDYVLGLFESSHLLYNLETKARGREETEPTLSEMMEKALEIVSKNDEGFFLFVEGGKIDLAHHDLFTRASFDETIEFHKAIELARSMFSEEDTLIVVTADHSHAVSISGYPNRKHDIFGHIGNASDHKPYFTISYANGPGYERHVVEGIGRVDPRTFDTSAWDFEFPAMVPRDSETHGGEDVPVYASGPWAHLFTGTYEQNVIPHLIAYAADMTGDGWLSRSNKQ
- the LOC129789641 gene encoding membrane-bound alkaline phosphatase-like; translation: MKNSVIVLCLLGTLAFSPVKVKSSRDSHYSDFDEEDDSRIHPDLPVENPFNNKAILPEELETEFWMRNARETVAEKVETYSKPNTNVAKNIIFFIGDGMSFQTVAATRMHSGNENNKLSFEKFPYFGMAKTYCVNRQVSDSACTATAYLSGVKANYGTIGLDAGISRYDCEGQANEAHQTTGIGQWSLDSCKGVGLVTTTRITHATPAGLFAHIADRYWENDVEVEDDNCDPETTDDIAEQLIRSKVGSKLKVILGGGRSEFLDKSVTDEEQNPGLRGDGQNLIEEWKTERSKDGNAEYIWRKSELLGLDVNSTDYLLGLFEGDHMKFHLDAVADPEEPTLSELVATAIKMLQKEEKGYFLFVEGGKIDVAHHESWTRRALDETLEFSNAVQLAREMTSEEDTLIVVSADHGHTMTFAGYPSRGADVLGIAQNSNIDRMPFSVLSYANGAGYKNTYNELGDQRLDITGFDSSDPEFQYFATVPLNVESHGGDDVGVYASGPWAHLFVGQYEQNILPYAMAYAAQIGAYGDDIQCSSASTLAGSIFLLLFIHLLRQINIL